The Solanum lycopersicum chromosome 8, SLM_r2.1 DNA segment ATGATGGAAAACTATGCATCTTTaagataagaaaattaaaatcttgagaaacacaatcaatgtcttcaaaataaattaaaagaaaaaaattcagaCCTCAGATTTAAGTCACAAGGGAAAAAACTCTTCTAGTGAACTTCAATTATCTCtcgaagaaaatataaaattgtcaACCATAAATTGACAAATCATGATCATACAAAACTTGACCTTGaacaatttgaaattttaacttAGGTTCAAGAAAGGCAAACCACCAATTGAAGTAAGATAAGctttacaaaacaaaataatcttGTAGCACACACTATTCATACATCTAAAAGTTTATGCACTCATTGTGAAAACTCGGGTCATTTAAATAATCAATGTAAATCTCTATTTGAAgcttttcagaaaaatattaAGTTCACAAAAAAAGAGAAGGTTGAAACGGTTAAGAATCGATtccaaataaaagattttttctttGTCTTTATGGGTTAGAAGAAATTGTATCAGCCTTTTACTCACATAAAGGATCCCAAGCTAATTTGGGTTCTCAAAACTTATTTTTGACTAGTATTTAAGGTGAAGGTGAGAGGGAAAAGGTCAACCTCGTACATGATTCAAATAGGTGatgaaaatggtataaaatttcCTCTTgctctttgattttcaaggCGGCAGTGTAGTCCTTGTGAATGATGAGAAAATGAAAGAGacaagattaaaagaaaaagttgaaaaaagtgaaataatataACATATTCGATGATGCAAATTTAGAGAACGTTGCAAATGAACCTGGTTCAGAAATAACAATCATTGATGCACCTGCAACATGAGTTAATATACTAACCTTTGGTCCTGGAGATAGGGGGAATAATAGAGCAATAAGGACACTTAGAGTGGTACACCATCAGGGGGAACTTAGTTGTGTGAACCGGGTTCTTGTTATTCGTTGGAGGTTGTTATAAATTGATGGTGGTTGGTTCTCTGTTACTCAGCTTGAGTTTCCTTTGATCTGGGAGAGTATGCTGATTCAGACATACTCATGAAGGTCTTGAAAATgaaaaacttgagaaaaatcaTCCAAAGCCTGGGCTTATCGAAATAAGCTGATGAATTATCATGATTTCCTTTAATAATTTGCTAGTGAAAGAGTCATAAAATAATTGTAGTTTCACTTATGGTTATGAATTTGATGTTCAAATTTGTAATTATTCGTCTTTTGGTGATGATTTACAGATGCTGATTGTGTTGTTGAATTCATTACATTTTAGTAGTTTGCTGGTTATTGATCGCCCTATAATCCTTTTGGAGCAGTAACAGGTGAAGTGACTAATGTTGTACACAAATTGAAATCAGAATGACAAAAATAATCCCCTTCCTGTAGCATTTGAGATGACTTGTACATAACTTATGCTCTTTTTGTATTTATCGGTGCCTCGTTGCCACAAAATAGTTGAGACGAGCATAAGCCACAAGTAGACCGGAACATTTGTGAGGGATTTCATGTTTTGTTTGATATATAGAACTCTTCTTTCGAGTGTGTGAGGaaataagatttttgaaaacAAATAGTGATTTGAAGTAAAAGTTGAACAATTTAGGGGAATTTTGAAAACAAATACTGACATTTTTATGCTACTTAAAAATTTCTGTAAATCTGATTTTGCATCAATCAAGTTTAATCAGCTGATTCCATATTATAACAGGTGTTCTTCACTGCAAACCAGACAGTTACAAACATAAAGTTATAAATGCCAAGTAATAGGGGACCAAAGTTATCTATAAGAGAATAAAACTGAAGCATGTGGAGAGGATCTTGGATAGCTTAGGACCTCCGATGCCACTGTAACATAATCCAGAGACGTATGATTCCTTTGAACTGCAGCAACAATGTCAAACTTTTCTAGCACAATTGCATGCTTGAGCAAATAATTTATCAATGGCAGAACCCATCCATTAAAATTAAGCATCTTGATGATCTTCAGATATGAAAATGATCCATTAAAATTATGTGGCTCAAGCATCCTCGTCTCTTGGTCCCAATCTGTGTACCATGACAGCAAGTACTGTAGGAAATAATCCACTATATTAagcaagaataaaataaaaagatgatgACTTTTCAATACAAGTACCTACTATTGAAATATCAATGATGAATAGTTGTTTAAAAAGCATAAAGGTCTAAAAGAAACTTACTCCCAATTCAACATCGTATGAATAAATGACCAATGTCTCAAGATCCAGTGAGGTCTGTAGAAAGCAGTAAATTCCAGGAAAGTCTAACTGATTAAATTCCACACCAAGTTTTAAGAATTTCCGGCTTGATGGTGGAAACTTCAACCCTTTCAACTCCAATATTGACAAGCACTTACAACGGAAATAGACAAACCAAAATATGTTAAAACAAGGAAATATGATCCTATAGTAAATAAAGAGTCCTTAAAAAGAATTTCAATTTCAGACAATGAAGAGTATGAATATACCTCGATGCGCCAGGATCCCAATGTAAGATTCTCGACATGGGCAACACTGTGAAGAATCTTCTTAAAAAGACTAGTTTCCTTCTCCAAGTACTGTTCTTTccccaaatcaaaatcaaaatctaaaCAAAGCATTGCAGTAACAAGTGATGCCACATTTATGATGCGTATCTCACTGCACCATCCCACGATTtccaatattttaatatagggGGCTAATAATTCGAGCCCTAGATCATGGTTCTCATTTTTATACTCACCTATAATTAATTCTCTCAACTTCATAGAGCTTATTTCCAAACGATGTATGCCTGAAAACTCATCCAATTCTAAGTACTCCAAGTTAGGGCAACCAGATAATATCTTTTCCACGACACCATCTATGAATTCCATGTTAAACGTTGAAAGAGAAACGAGACTACTCCAGTTAACATTTCCAAAAGGGTTCAATTGGCAGTGAACTAAAACCAAACTCCTCAACGATGCATTTTTATATGCAAATTGAGGAAACTCATACCTTTGGTTAtctgaaataaatttatgtccAAAATCTTCAACATTAGCTAGTTTAGTTGCAAAATGTACCCACAAATCAACATCTTTAGTAAAACGCTGCACATACTTAAGGCCCCACACGTTGAGCGTTTCAATTTTCTCGCAAGACCTCCAATAATAAAGTTCTCTATGGATAGAAACTATATAATCAAGAGTGTCATTTTAATTGTCACTATCCGGAAAGTTGAAATTGAGAGATATTGGAACTGATTTCCAAAGAAACCGCCAGCGTTCAGATAATACGCTGGTTCTCACAACTTCTTTATTGTTTGGAAACATAGATAGGATGTGAAGTAGGATTGAATCGGGCAAATTTCTGAGTTGGTCTCCCCCCGCCATGGTTTTCCTTTGCATTTACATGGATTACTAAACATTAATCGACCtatgacatataaaatattaacttcTATACCATGTTCTAATATGCGAAAGAAACAATCTACATAATTTACCtacacaaatataatatttaaagatcaatttcattaaaatagacAATAATTAAGATTCCTTAAATCCTCCTGTTCTTTCCTATAAAATTTCATCACTTAAGTTAGTAGATTatactttttctaaaaaaaaagggAACTATAATAAAACATGTACATATTAGATTTATTTAAAACTGATTAAGCTTAATTGGATCACTTGATTAGTAAACTCATAAACATGTGCAAAATAAATGTTTAGTTTTGGAAATAGGAACATATTCACATGCTCAAAAACAATCGTAAAGTCAATCAAAATAGTTCCCGGAGATACTATTATCACATTTTCAATGGAGGAAAGGTAAGACTTTATGATTGGAGAGGAATCGCATCAAACAATGAAGTTTAAATTATCCTATGGAGTGACAGATTCGAAGGTATTAAAGTCAATTTTATTGAAACATCTTTGTACCAAGGGAAATTTTTTGATTGCCTTACTTGATCCAAGAAAAATTTTGTTGAGGTTTGATCAATATGAAGTTTATGTACTAGTTTCATCTCGCGAAATTATCTTCCCAACAATGGAGAGGAACACCAATATAGGGTTTTTTCATGGTCTATATGATATAATCCTAAGGAGCAAACAACATGAGCTGTGCCAAACCGTATAATGTTGCAGTTTGAAGATGGAATTAATATGGTAGTTTAATCGAGGTTTTCCAGGAGATTGTGTATGATAATCTACCTTTGAGTTGCAAATATTGTAAGCAACAAAGTCATGGTTGAGATATGTGTTGCTTgatctaaaaaagaaataaaaataacaaacaaattgaTAATATCATTGAAGTTGCTTTAAAAGGTACTATAGATAGTAATAAGTATCAAGGTGATGTGAGAGAAATggtaaatgaaaaatgaaggatTGTAGATGTCGATCAAAGTAAAACTACTTCTTTAGATCGAAAATTGGATGCTGCCACTacttatcaatattttattgataaggTGTAATATTATTCCTTGTCATAAAGAGGGAATTTAGtagataaatcaaaattaaataccAACTCTGATTCCATTATGAATATAAAACATACTATCATATTTACTAGATTAGAGACTTACATGTTTTCTAATAGGTGATAAAAATAGGTGataaaaatggtataaaatttcCTCTTgctctttgattttcaaggCGGCAGTGTAGTCCTTGAGAAGggtgagaaaaatgaaagagacaagattaaaaaaaaagttgaagaaagtgaaatgATATCAAACATATTCGATGATGCAAATTTAGGGAACGTTGCAAATGAACCTGGTTCAGATATAACAATCTTGATGAACCTGCAACATGAGTTAATGTACTAACATATGGTCTTGGAGATAAGGGGAATAATAGAGCAATCAGTACATTTAGAGTGGTACACCATCGGGGGGAACTTAATTGTGTGAACCGGGTCCTTGTTATTCATTGGAGGTTGTTGAAAATTGATAGTGGTTGGTTGTGTCTTACTCTGCTTGAGTTTCCTTTGATCTGGGAGAGTATGCTGATTTAGACATACTCATGAAggtcttgaatatgaaaaacttgagaaaaatcaTCCAAAGCCTTGGCTTATCGAAATAAGCTGATGAATTATCATGACTTCCTTTAATAATTGGCTAGTGAAAGAGTCATAAAATGACTACAGTTCCGCTTATGGTTATGAATTTGATGTTCAGATTTGTAATTATTCGTCTTTTGGTGATGATTTACAGATGCTGATTGTGTTGTGGCattcattatattttagtaGTTTGCAGGTTATTGATCGCCCTATCATCCTTTTGGACTAGTAACAGGTGAAGTGACTAATGTTGTACACAAATTGAAATCCGAATGGCCAAAATAATCCCTTTCCTATAGCATTTGAGGTGACTTGTACATAACTTAtgctctttatttatttttcggTGCCTGGTTGCCACAAAATAGTTGAGACGAGCATAATCCACAAGTAGACCGAAATATTTGTGAGGgatttcttgttttgtttgatATATAGAACTCTTCTTTCGAGTGTGTGAGGAAATAAGATTTTTGAAAGCAAATAGTGCTTTGaagtaaaagttgaaaaatttAAGGGAATTTTGAAAACAAATACTGACATTTTTGTGCTActtaatgtaacgacccgctaggtcattttgagaactaggactagtttgactccttttgaaaatttaaaggggtatttttaaactattcgaaactaagaatatttaattgataaaatttttagtgaagaattaatctagttaatagttagtgggtcatatccataattcatttaatacctTTTTACTTGACCCATTAATTGATTTAGGGTAGTGgggttagtttatttattttacttaattaacattAGAAGGGCAGAAAACAAAAGAGGTAGAAACTGATTTTTTGGGCAGCGTAGATTACAGAACAAAGAGGAACGAAGTAAAGTATTGAAGGTAAAAGTTTTTCCTTAACCGATCTATATTCTGCATAAGCATGCATTAGTGGTAAAAATTGTTGGCGTGAAGAATCTGTTGATATCGTATAGATTGTCGTAACTTGTTAGTCTGTAATTTTCtcgtatatatatttttttattagtatatttttaAGATCCATGTGTTAATATAGCACGAGGGAGAACCAACTGAGGAACAGATCTTTCACTGATAAGCAAGGACAGAAACCAACTGCAGTTCACACTTTTTCGATTCACTGCTCTACACTTGCTCTATAAATCTATCAGCGTAGTCATATTTTAGGACTGCATATATATGTCTAAAGTATTAAAATGGTGGGGAGGGGAATGGAATTCAAGCCAATCATTGGGCAAtcatgccaatgattggcaACTAGGGAAATTGGCATGTTGCATGCATATGTGACgttaggaaaaagaaaaagaaaagaaaaaggtcaCATTGGAGCAGTGGTAGtgttaattcttattttatacatatataaaattaagatattagtttgatatattgagatgggtaattaattattttggtgtatattatataatttaacattGAATTCAAGGGTATTGGGAGATGtaaagttaagttcttggcttgaaatttagcaagtatgaaaaatttggcataccaatatatatcaagattggGAGTTTGGTTGGAAATATGAGTGGGtttagcgtctatgatagacatataataatttgaatatcTACAAAAATTTActtacttatgaatattgcatAATTGGTAGATCGTGAATGTTCTGAAGCCTTGCGGaagggaaaggaaaaatcttgagGATTGTGACGCGTGTTCTACGTtcgaggtatgttaagactttttagacttgttgaaggactttttcctaattaaagatttaaaaaaatgaaaatagacaaaggggtaagggggaaagatggtggtctcgtatcaatggtgtgacgggcattggtacgagtaccggtgttataaaaaggaaaaattactattatagaatgtggattgaaatttgagaatgccaaagcatatgggcattagctgatatattattgacttaaattccttgtgtgattgtgttttatttatttcacccgtatagttgtgataattgaggtggttatgtattatgttcgtattgattgattgagatgcatcatcatcccctctattgaaataatatggtgcacatgcatagacatgagactgagtataagttgggcacgtggagatcgtccgtgctggggatggtgagatgttaagattgtaatttgggcacgtggagaccgtccgtgcgaaaattgttgatattatgatagtgcgttgagatcgtctgcacagacacgtggagatcgtccgtgtcggtatatggacctcgcgagtcccccatgggtcatgaactctcgatgtatttccgaggagtatcatgtatatacggttgagtgagtactgggtattctgagacatatcattagatggcatcatattgcattgcacttcatcccatcattcattcttgatgactatatgtttcgttggtgtttggaaaatattaaatgttgatttcctttattgataaaacttaaatagtaagtgtaatatatatatatatatatatatatatacttgtacaatctaagaaattactttcttatataactcccgtcactacttcttcgtggtcggtcaatgagacatattgagtacacgtggtttcgtactcatactacacttgttgcactctttgtggtgcagattcgattccaagtaggagcacatctcgaggagcagtttgagtccgagtttggagtgtcttggagttgtggtgagctgcttggctgttccgtggcccacacctccctctatcttttacttattctgttattcagtattcagacaggatatcccttatgttagatttgcctTTTtggtttcagacttgcatcgtattttagaagctcttgtactcatgacaccatttcttgggtagtactttttttcagttttccgcattcgtacttataagaactcagtgttggagatttggaaattgttgtcttttcacttcttgttagttaagtttgttaaaatatgttggttggcttacctattggttgggaatataggtgccatcacgactcgtgattttgggtcgtgacaaatttggtatcagagctctaggttcatcggtctcaagagtagaagagcaatgtctagtagagtcttacggatcggtatgaagacgtccatacctatcttcgaaaggctataggacatttaggaaatattctgttcttttattccttatcgtgcacacttgactttgtagaaattctaatcttgatatctcattctctctcagatggcgaggaatcgtacgtcggcaagtggtggtcaggatcctaatcctgcgcctgcttctgggaaccctatccgaggtagaggtaggGGACGAGCTCGAGGTCCGGGTAGGGGCCGTATTGCAGCACCTGTGGGTGGTCAAGTACCAATAGCTACCCAGGGTCATGATAGGACCGTGCCTCCTGATGCAGATGTTCTTCATGGGGATGTGGAAGATcgtgtcgagggggatgggccaGCTCAGGCTCCAACAAGTACTATTGTTCCCccagtgcttcaagataccctggctcgtatgttaggaatcctagaggggatggcccaggcaggagctttg contains these protein-coding regions:
- the LOC138337722 gene encoding putative F-box/LRR-repeat protein At3g18150; protein product: MEFIDGVVEKILSGCPNLEYLELDEFSGIHRLEISSMKLRELIIDFDFDLGKEQYLEKETSLFKKILHSVAHVENLTLGSWRIECLSILELKGLKFPPSSRKFLKLGVEFNQLDFPGIYCFLQTSLDLETLVIYSYDVELGYLLSWYTDWDQETRMLEPHNFNGSFSYLKIIKMLNFNGWVLPLINYLLKHAIVLEKFDIVAAVQRNHTSLDYVTVASEVLSYPRSSPHASVLFSYR